In the Oceanithermus desulfurans genome, one interval contains:
- a CDS encoding Mur ligase family protein — MTLVYGLGRSGLGVLRFLARRGRAACFHDDRPRPADLAAARALGFAACDPEPGRFRTVIAAPGVPIDHPALVALERAGAEVIGEVELAWRETGLPLVGVTGTAGKTTTTVFTARLLEELGVAAAAAGNIDPPLVEVADRPGLEAAVVELSSFQLERVRAFRPRVAVLLNLGTDHLDRHGSLERYHAAKLRLLANLTPEDAIVYNAADPRVRAAAEGSPARLVPFEPATEPRATNARAAALAAAALAGSLGRAADPGALEARALELPAVPGRFETVGRVGDVVVIDDSIATRTEAVQAALQAAPAPVAWIVGGEDKGADLGALEPVVRERVALVLAIGRDGPRFARAFTPYARTVVIEEPEGPRALERALEAALAAGGVASVLLAPLAASFDQFEDYKHRSRAFREALVRVGGEAWTAS; from the coding sequence GTGACGCTCGTCTACGGCCTGGGGCGCAGCGGTCTGGGCGTGCTGCGCTTTCTCGCGCGCCGGGGCCGCGCCGCCTGCTTCCACGACGACCGGCCCCGCCCCGCGGACCTCGCTGCGGCGCGGGCGCTGGGGTTCGCCGCCTGCGACCCCGAGCCGGGCCGCTTCCGGACCGTGATCGCCGCCCCCGGCGTACCCATCGACCACCCCGCGCTGGTCGCGCTCGAGCGCGCCGGGGCCGAGGTGATCGGCGAGGTGGAGCTGGCCTGGCGGGAGACCGGCCTGCCCCTGGTGGGCGTGACCGGCACGGCCGGCAAGACGACGACGACGGTCTTCACCGCGCGGCTGCTCGAGGAGCTGGGCGTCGCCGCGGCGGCAGCGGGCAACATCGACCCGCCCCTGGTCGAGGTGGCCGACCGCCCCGGGCTCGAGGCGGCGGTGGTGGAGCTCTCCAGCTTCCAGCTCGAACGCGTCCGCGCCTTCCGGCCGCGGGTGGCCGTGCTGCTGAACCTGGGCACCGACCACCTCGACCGTCACGGCAGCCTGGAACGCTACCACGCCGCCAAGCTGCGCCTGCTCGCCAACCTGACGCCGGAGGACGCGATCGTCTACAACGCCGCCGACCCGCGCGTACGCGCCGCCGCCGAGGGCTCTCCGGCGCGCCTCGTGCCCTTCGAGCCCGCCACCGAGCCGCGCGCGACCAACGCCCGCGCCGCCGCGCTGGCCGCCGCCGCCTTGGCCGGGTCGCTGGGGCGCGCGGCCGACCCCGGCGCCCTCGAAGCACGGGCGCTGGAGCTGCCGGCCGTCCCCGGGCGTTTCGAAACCGTAGGCCGGGTGGGCGACGTCGTCGTGATCGACGACTCGATCGCCACCCGCACCGAGGCGGTGCAAGCCGCCTTGCAGGCGGCGCCGGCGCCGGTGGCCTGGATCGTGGGCGGCGAGGACAAGGGGGCCGACCTGGGTGCGCTCGAGCCCGTCGTGCGCGAGCGCGTGGCGCTGGTGCTGGCCATCGGCCGCGACGGCCCCCGCTTCGCGCGCGCCTTCACGCCGTACGCGCGCACCGTGGTGATCGAGGAACCCGAGGGGCCGCGCGCGCTCGAACGGGCGCTCGAGGCCGCCCTGGCCGCGGGCGGGGTGGCGAGCGTGCTGCTCGCCCCGCTGGCCGCCTCCTTCGACCAGTTCGAGGACTACAAGCACCGCAGCCGCGCCTTCCGCGAGGCGCTCGTGCGGGTGGGGGGTGAGGCGTGGACCGCATCCTGA